The genome window CCCCTCGAGTTTGTCGAGGTCGAAGGCATGCATCGGATGCCCGAGCTCGAGCAAGACGTAGTTTGTGACATCGACTAAGTTCGTGAGGCTCCGCATTCCACACGCCATCAGCCGAAGGCGAAGGGGCAACGGGCTCGGAGTGACCCGGACGCCGGAAAATACCCTGGCCTGGTACCGGGAGCAGCTTCGAGGATCCTCGATCGTCAGCTCGACAGCGGGCAAGCTGCTCCCCGATGCCAGGGGCGGGCTGGTCGGAATCGTCAAGGGCATGCCGTAGGCGGCTGCCAACTCGCGGGCCAGACCCAGGTGCGACAGGGCGTCCGCACGATTCGGTGTCACGTTCACCTCGAAGACGGTGTCCTCGAAGCCATAGAGCGCAGCGGGATCGGCACCCGAGGGGGCATCCGCCGGCAGGACGAGAATGCCTTCGGCCCTCTCTGCCAGGCCCAGCTCTTCCTCGCTGCAGAGCATTCCGGGCGACATCACCCCCCGTATCTCTTTGGCGACCATGGTGAATCCGGGCAACACGGCGCCCGGTGGCGCCCAGCACACCTTCACGCTGGGAGCTCCCGCTTCGGGCAGTGGGACGTTGGCGGCGCCACACACCACGTCTTCCTCCTGCGCACCGGACCTCAGTCGCACGATGCGAAGTTTGTCGGCCTTGGGATGCGGGCGGGCACCCAGCACCTCTCCTACCCGCAAGCCTGAAACACCCCGTCCGATCGTCGCTTGTCCCTCGACCTCGAAGCCAATGCGTGTGAGGTCGGCAGCGACCTGCGAGGGGTCGCGAGGCAGGCCTGGCAAAAAGTCGCGTAGCCAGTTCGAGGACACTTTCATGTTTGGCTCCTAGCCGGCCGAAAACTGGCTCAAAAATCGTATGTCGTTGTCGTAGAAGAGACGGAGGTCGGAAACGCCGTAGCGGTTCATGGCCATGCGGGAGAGGCCCATGCCGAACGCGTAGCCAGTGACGTCGTACTTGTCGTAGCCCACGGCGCGGAACACGTTCGGGTGCACCATGCCGCATCCCCCGATCTCCACCCAGCCTGTGCCCTTGCACACCCGGCACGACGCGTCTTTGCCGTCGCACTTGAAGCAGCTGGCGTCGACCTCGGGCCGAGGGCTCGGTGAAGGGAAAGAAGCTCGGGCGCAAGCGGATGCGGGTCCGCGGCCCGAAGAACCGGGCGACGAAGCCGAGCAGAGTGCCCTTGAGGTCGGCGAAGCTCACGTTGGGGCCGACCTCGAGGCACTCCATCTGCGGGAACATCGGCGTGTGGGTGGCGTCGTCATCCCGGCGGAACACCTCTCCGGGGGCAATGATGCGCACGGGAGGGGGACCTGACAGCATGGTCCGGATCTGCACGGGAGACGTGTGCGAGCGCAACACCAAGCCACCCTCTACGAAGAAGGTGTCTTGCATGTCCCGCGCGGGATGGTCGGCCGGGGTGTTGAGGGCGTCGAAATTGTGCCACTCGGTTTCGATCCAGGGGCCCGAACGCACCTCGAAACCCATCCGCGCGAACACATCCTCGATCTCGAGGCGCACCAACGTGAGCGGATGCAGGCTTCCAAGTCCTTGGCCTCGGGCGGGCAAGGTCACGTCCACGCTCCGCGCCAGGTCGGCCCTCAGCGCCACTTCGCCGACGGTCTCGAGCTGGCGGGCAATGGCGGCCTCCATCTCGGCCCGCGTCTCGTTGGCCGCAGCCCCCACGCGCGGGCGTGCCTCTCCGGAGAGGCGCCCGAGAAGCTTCATGACTTCGCTGAGGCGGCCCTTTTTGCCGAGGAAACGGGACTGAACGGCGCGGATCTCGGCTTCGCTCGAAAGTCCTGCGATCTCGGTGGCGAACGCCCCCGGGATCTGGCGTAGCTCGGCAATCAAATCATCGGCGGCGGGTTGGGCCTCGGCGCTCACGGTGTGTTCCCCCGGGACAGTGTTTGGGCCCCACAAACCAAACGCGGGAGCCCTTTCGGAGTCCCGCGTTCGTTCGTGCCAGGCCGTGTGTGATCGGCTTGCTGAATGAGGGCCGAAGGCCCTAGGCAGCCTTGGCGAGCTCGACGACCTTCGCAAATGCGTTCGGGTCGGTGAGCGCCAGGTCGGCCAGAATCTTGCGGTCCAGGTTCACCCCCGCCTTCTTCAGGCCGGCGATGAGGCGCGAGTAGGAAAGGCCCAGCTCGCGCGCGCCCGCATTGATGCGGACAATCCAGAGACCACGAAAGTCGCTCTTTCGCTTCCTTCGGTGAAACAGGGCATAACGCCACTTGCGGTGAACGGCTTCCACCGCGGACTTCCACAACCGATGTCGGCCGCCGCGGAAACCCTTGGCATGCTGCATAATCCGGTTGCGACGACGACGAGTTTTATAACCACCTTTAGCGCGAGGCATAGCCTGACTCTCTCTCTATCGAAATGCTGGAATTAACCGTAGGGCAGCAGCACCTTGATTTGGTGCTCCTGGCTCTTGGCGATGTACCCGCCCTTGCGGAGGCGGCGCTTCTGTTCCGGTGACTTGCTGGTGAGGTTGTGGCGCAGGTTGGCCCGCTTGCGCTTCACTCGCCCCTTCGCCGTCAGCTTGAAACGCTTTTTGGCGCCGCTGTTCGATTTCATCTTGTAGTTGGCCATTGGAGCGGCGGAGTATATAGAGACCACTCGGGGACGCAACAACTTTTGCGTGATTGTGCGGCGTCCTGTTGACATCGTCGAGTTGGAAGGATTCGTCACCGGCGGGCCTACCTCGAAGCCCTCAACGAACGCGGAGCGCCATCAGGTTTCAAGCCTGACGCGCTCCGAAATAGGTGAACTGGGCGGGAGCATCAACTCCCCCCGTCGCCAGGGCCCCCTCCCGGGGGCGACCTCAGTTGGACGGCGTTCCGCCCGAAGCACCAGGACCGGGAGCCCGGGGCGGGGCCGATACCGCGGCGCCGTCGGGGTTCGCGGCCGTGGGGGCCGGAGCCGGTGGCCGCGGACGGATGACTCCCGCGCGTGGGCCAATGACCATGACCATGCGCTTGCCTTCGAGCGAGGGACGCTGATCCACTTGCGCGAGGTCGCCCAGCGCTTGAAGCACGTTGCTCAGCATGGCTTCACCCGTTTCGGGGTGAACGATTTCGCGGCCCCGGAACACCACCACCAGCTTGCACTTGTTGCCCTCCATGAGGAAGCGCTTGATGTGGGCAACCTTGAACTCGAAGTCGTGCGTGTCGGTTTTCGGACGGAGTTTGATCTCCTTGACCACCACCGTGCTCTGGTGCTTCTTCGAGGCCTTTTCCTTCTTGGAGGTCTCGTACTTGAACTTACCGTAGTCGAGAATGCGACACACCGGCGGCTTTGCCCGGGGATCCACCTCGACCAACTCCAGGCCCAGTGAGTCGGCCATGGCCAGAGCTTCCTGAGTCGAGATCACACCTACTTGCTTGCCGTCGGCGCCGATGACCCGCACCTCGGGAACGCGAATGCGTCGCCCCACGCGGTGGTTGTCGTCTTGCCTTCGGTCGGGAAATGGTCGCCTTCTAATGGTCATGCTTTCTGCTTCTTACCGATGATCTGTGCCGCTACGGCAGTCCAGTCCTGCGAGAGCGGTCACCCGAACGTGGGCACCGCGGCTTCTTTCACGAGTTGCTGAGCCAGCTCTTCCACTGAGAGCGCAGGCAGTTGGGTGCCATCACGGGTCCGCGGGGACACCACGCGCGCCGCCATGTCTTTCTCCCCCACCACCAACATGTACGGAACCTTTTCGAGCTGGGCGCGACGAATCTTGGCTCCTAGCTTGTCCGCCGATTGGTCTGCTTCGACTCGCAATCCGTGTGCCGACAGAGCGGTTTTCACCTCCTCCGCCCACGCGCTCGCCTTCTCGCTGACCGTCAGCACCACCGCCTGAACGGGGGCCAGCCACAAAGGGAAGGCGCCAGCATAGTGCTCGATGAGCACCGCCATGAACCGCTCCACGGAGCCCAGCAGCGCACGGTGAATCATGACAGGCCGGCTCCGGCTTCCGGAGGGGTCGACGTATTCGAGGTCGAAGCGCTGGGGGAGCTGAAAGTCCAGCTGGAAGGTGGAACATTGCCATTCGCGGCCAAGCGCGTCGCGAATCTTGAGATCGATCTTCGGGCCGTAAAAGGCACCGCCCCCCTCGTCGACCTCGAACTTGCTCCCGGAGCGTTCCAGCACCCTCCGGATGGCCGCCTCGGCACGATCCCACTGTTCGACCTCTCCCATGAAGTCGTCAGGGCGCGTCGACAGAAAGAGGTTGAAGTTCTCGAAACCGAACGCTTTGAGGACCCCGAGTGCCATGGACACGCAGGTTTCCATTTCGGTCTCGATTTGGTCCTCACGGACGAAGAGGTGCCCGTCGTCTTGCGTAAAGCCGCGTACGCGCAAGAGGCCGTGAAGAACCCCAGAGCGTTCGTAACGGTACACGGTTCCCAGCTCCGAGTAACGTAACGGAAGGTCACGGTACGACCGCAGTTGCGAACGATAGATCGCAACGTGGAAGGGGCAGTTCATGGGCTTGACCAGATAGCGCTGGCCCTCGAGCTCCATGCCGCCAAAGAGGTTTTCCCCGTAATGAGCCAGGTGCCCCGAGGTCTCGAGAAGTTTCTCTCGCGCCACGTGAGGCGTGTACACGGGCAGATAACCGCGGCGGGCGGTTTCCCTCTTGAGGAGGTCTTCGATGGTCTGTCGGATGAACGCACCCTTCGGGTGAAAGAGTACGAAGCCAGGACCGACGAGTTCGTCTACCGAGAACAGGTCGAGCTGCTTGCCCAGCGTCCTGTGATCCCGGCGCTTTGCCTCCTCGATCTGCTTGAGGTGAGCGTCGAGCGCCTCTTGCGAGGCGAAAGCCGTGCCGTAGACACGCTGAAGCTGGGGGTTGCGTTCGTCACCCCGCCAGTAAGCGCCTGCAAACGAGAGCACCTTGAAGGCCTTGATCTCGCTCGTACGCGCCACGTGGGGGCCGCGGCACAGGTCGACGAACTCACCGTGGCGGAAGAGGGAGACCTCCTCGTCGTCCGGGAACGAATTGACGAGCTCGACCTTGTAAGGGTTGTTGGCGAACGTCCGAAGCGCTTCGGCGCGCGAGATCTCGGTTCGCTCGACCGGAAGGTCGGCCGCCACGATCTTCGCCATTTCGGATTCGATGCGCTCGATGTCCTCTGGCGAAAACGGTTCGGTGTCGATGTCGTAGAAAAAGCCCGTCTCGATCGCAGGGCCGATGGTCAATTTAGCGTTCGGACGCAGGCGCAAGATCGCATCTGCCATCACGTGAGCAGCCGTGTGGCGCAAACGTGACAACGGATCCTCGGGAACGTCGCCCCTTGGCCTGGGTCGAACGACGGAACGGTCGCTCACCTCTTCATGCCTCCCAGTGGGAATCAGCCATCGCAGCCTCGGAACCAGCCCGGCAAAGCTTGCCCACCCCGCGCCACTCCCCTTCCCTACATCGACATCGCTTCCGCCGTCCGCCCGAATCGGTCGGACGTTGCTGGCGCCTCGAGCCGCCTTCACCAAGAGCCTCACAACGTTGCGAGGGCCTCGTGCCGACGACGCTTAGGCCGCCGGCAGACAAACGGGTAGGCACGGGCAGGATTGAACTGCCGACCCCTACCGTGTCAAGGTAGTGCTCTTCCACTGAGCTACGTGCCTGTCGGGTGAAAATCAGTGTGCGTACACTAATTCCCGCGCCGCAGGTGTCAAGGAAAGAGTGAGAAGATCCGAAGTCTTTGGCGCAGGCTCCCTTGGGGGGGAACGGCCGGCGTCGGCTCTCAGCAGACCGTGGTGGACTCGATGAAGGGACCGATCCGCCGGCATGTCGTTCCCCAGCACCTTCCCGCCAGGGGCCGCCCGGACATCCACGCAGGACATTTCCCCTGGTTCCTCAATCTCACCTTCCCCTTCGCTCCCCGGCCCACG of Myxococcales bacterium contains these proteins:
- the rplT gene encoding 50S ribosomal protein L20, yielding MPRAKGGYKTRRRRNRIMQHAKGFRGGRHRLWKSAVEAVHRKWRYALFHRRKRKSDFRGLWIVRINAGARELGLSYSRLIAGLKKAGVNLDRKILADLALTDPNAFAKVVELAKAA
- the thrS gene encoding threonine--tRNA ligase, with translation MADAILRLRPNAKLTIGPAIETGFFYDIDTEPFSPEDIERIESEMAKIVAADLPVERTEISRAEALRTFANNPYKVELVNSFPDDEEVSLFRHGEFVDLCRGPHVARTSEIKAFKVLSFAGAYWRGDERNPQLQRVYGTAFASQEALDAHLKQIEEAKRRDHRTLGKQLDLFSVDELVGPGFVLFHPKGAFIRQTIEDLLKRETARRGYLPVYTPHVAREKLLETSGHLAHYGENLFGGMELEGQRYLVKPMNCPFHVAIYRSQLRSYRDLPLRYSELGTVYRYERSGVLHGLLRVRGFTQDDGHLFVREDQIETEMETCVSMALGVLKAFGFENFNLFLSTRPDDFMGEVEQWDRAEAAIRRVLERSGSKFEVDEGGGAFYGPKIDLKIRDALGREWQCSTFQLDFQLPQRFDLEYVDPSGSRSRPVMIHRALLGSVERFMAVLIEHYAGAFPLWLAPVQAVVLTVSEKASAWAEEVKTALSAHGLRVEADQSADKLGAKIRRAQLEKVPYMLVVGEKDMAARVVSPRTRDGTQLPALSVEELAQQLVKEAAVPTFG
- the rpmI gene encoding 50S ribosomal protein L35 codes for the protein MANYKMKSNSGAKKRFKLTAKGRVKRKRANLRHNLTSKSPEQKRRLRKGGYIAKSQEHQIKVLLPYG
- the infC gene encoding translation initiation factor IF-3 gives rise to the protein MTIRRRPFPDRRQDDNHRVGRRIRVPEVRVIGADGKQVGVISTQEALAMADSLGLELVEVDPRAKPPVCRILDYGKFKYETSKKEKASKKHQSTVVVKEIKLRPKTDTHDFEFKVAHIKRFLMEGNKCKLVVVFRGREIVHPETGEAMLSNVLQALGDLAQVDQRPSLEGKRMVMVIGPRAGVIRPRPPAPAPTAANPDGAAVSAPPRAPGPGASGGTPSN